CCGTCCGAGTTTCTCGGGCAGTCGTGACGAATCGACGGCACGGTGCATCACGTCGACGGCGGCATCGACTGTCGCGGGGCTGTCCAGGACTCGTTCGACGAGACGCCGGGTGATGCCGAGGCCCGCGACACCGGTCGCGAGGTCGTCGAAGTGCTTGCGGTCGATGACGGCCGAGAGTCGGAGGTCGTCGTTCCGCGAATGCATGTACAGGCGAGCCGCTACCTGCCCGACGAGTTCCGGGATGGCGCCTTCGACGGGGAACGCGATCGCATACTTGTGCGCGACAGCTTTGATCATGTCGCGCGACACCGCTTCCGACAGCGTCAGGTGGGATGCATCGGCGAGGAACGACGTGATCTCTTCGCGCGCGAGGACGGTGAACGACTGAGGATCGGTCAGCTGGCCGCGCAGGTACTCGACCTGGGCCTCCAGCAATCGGGCTGCCAGGTCGTCGGTCATGCCTGAACTCTACCCAGCAATCCCGTGAGGACGGTGACGACGCCGTGCTCGACGTTGGACGGTGCGCGATGGCGGGCGGCCGCGACGATCGTCGGATGCGCGTTGGCCATCGCATACGAATGTGCCGCTTCGTCGAGCATCTCGAGGTCATTGAGATAGTCGCCGAACACGACTGTCTCGTCCGCGCTGACCCCGAGTTCACCCTGAAGACTGCGAACACCGACGGCTTTGTTGACTCCTTGCGCCGTGATGTCGATCCAGTGCTCCCCCGACACCACGAGACTGTGCTGTTCGCCGAGCGGTGCGAGGACGTCGCGTGCCGTGGCCGCGGCGTTCCCGAAGTCGTAGATCGCGATCTTCACAACGCCCGCTGTGTGCGCGGCCAGATCGTCGACGAGCGCGAGCTCCGCGCAGTAGTCGGCGGCGTGAACGGCGAATGCCGGATCATCGGACTCGACGATCGCCCCGGCCACGCGACACAGGATCGCGCGGATGCCCCGGCCCGCGGCGTTGGCCTCACGGATGGTGTGGACGACACGTGCGACGAAGTCCGGTTCCATCGTCGTCGAATGCAGGAGCTCACCGCGGTGCATCGTGACCCCGCCGTTCTCGGCGACGTACGACAGTGTGTGCTGCACTCGCTCGAAGAGCCTGGCAAGGCTCTGGTACTGCCGTCCACTGGCCGGGACGAAGGCGATGCCGCGGGCCGTCATCTCGTCGAGCAGCGGCCAGAATCCGTCTGGGACGGTCCCGTTCTCGTCGAGGAGAGTGCCGTCCATGTCGCATACGACGAGCCGCACTCCGAGCGACGAGGTGCCTTCATCCGCTGCGCTGTCATTCACGTCCTCGATCCTATCGACGCCGCGGTGCGGACCATCGTCTGATCGGCGTACCCCCGACGAGGTGCTCGTCGACGAGTTCGTCCACCCGGTCGGGCGTGATCCCCGAATACCATGTGCCGTCGGGATAGACGACCGCGACGGGAGCCTGGTTGCACGGGAACAGGCATCCGGTCTGTGTCACGAGGACGTCGTCGTCGCCGAGTCCTCGGGCGTCGAGCGCGTCCGAGATCGCCTGCTGCGTCTCACCGCTCCCCTGCGCTGAACACCGCGGTCCTCGGCAGAGCAGCAGGTGCCTGTTGAACGCCGGAACATCCTGCCACGCCGGTGAGGTCAACGGCGCCGTCGTGGCGCGAGCGGGTTCCCCACCGTGATCGATCGCCTCGATGAGAAGTGCGGCATAGCCTGAACCTTCCGACAGCGGCCGGCCGATACTCACGTCGGGCGGGCATGTTCTCGTCCGCAGCCAGTGCCCGATCACCCGCCGGAACCATGCATCGGTCTTGCGGTCGAGCACCGTCTGGCCGCTGACGACGAGCACGGTGGCCGCACCTGCGGCGGCTGCATCGTCGAGAGCTTCGACGACGGTGGACTGTCCTCCCAAGACCGCGGTCTGCACCGTCGTTCCGGGGAATCGACGCCGGGCGTGCTCGAGAGCGTCGGCGACCTCGTCTGCGGGATCACCGCCCCGGTCGGTCGGCGCTGTGACGATCACCCATTCCGCCGTCATCGTTTCCGCCGCTCGACGGTCCC
This genomic window from Gordonia sp. PDNC005 contains:
- a CDS encoding Cof-type HAD-IIB family hydrolase, with product MNDSAADEGTSSLGVRLVVCDMDGTLLDENGTVPDGFWPLLDEMTARGIAFVPASGRQYQSLARLFERVQHTLSYVAENGGVTMHRGELLHSTTMEPDFVARVVHTIREANAAGRGIRAILCRVAGAIVESDDPAFAVHAADYCAELALVDDLAAHTAGVVKIAIYDFGNAAATARDVLAPLGEQHSLVVSGEHWIDITAQGVNKAVGVRSLQGELGVSADETVVFGDYLNDLEMLDEAAHSYAMANAHPTIVAAARHRAPSNVEHGVVTVLTGLLGRVQA
- a CDS encoding (2Fe-2S) ferredoxin domain-containing protein, which translates into the protein MTAEWVIVTAPTDRGGDPADEVADALEHARRRFPGTTVQTAVLGGQSTVVEALDDAAAAGAATVLVVSGQTVLDRKTDAWFRRVIGHWLRTRTCPPDVSIGRPLSEGSGYAALLIEAIDHGGEPARATTAPLTSPAWQDVPAFNRHLLLCRGPRCSAQGSGETQQAISDALDARGLGDDDVLVTQTGCLFPCNQAPVAVVYPDGTWYSGITPDRVDELVDEHLVGGTPIRRWSAPRRR